The sequence below is a genomic window from Desulfobulbus oligotrophicus.
GGTGGAGCAATCAACAGGGCAATGATGTATTGTGCCGTCAATGCCTGTCGGTTTTTTTACAGGACAGGTCGTTTGCCGGTTTGTTTAAAAACATAGTAGTCCTGTAAGATACGGGTATGATCAAAGACCAGCGGCGGCAGGTTTTCCCGGCGAAAGACTGCAGCGTGTTGCGCGTCATCTGCGGCTTCCGGTTTGCCGCTGGCTGTGGCAATGTACACGGTTGAAGCTGTGTGTTGGCGTGGGTCACGATTCGGGGCGGAATAGGTATGGAGTTGTGTTGTCAGGGTTACAGACAATCCGGTTTCTTCGGCAGCCTCTCGGCGGGCAGCCTCTTCAAACGACTCGCCGTAATCAACGAACCCACCAGGCAGGGCCCATCCGTATGGTGGGTTTTTTCGTTCGATCAAAACAATACCATCTTCAACTTCTATAATGATATCGACGGTCGGGGCAGGATTTCTAAAGGTTTGAACCTGGGACCCGCAGGTTGGGCAGAGCATTGACGGCCTCCATTGTTTCATAGGCACAGGGTGCGGATATCTGTCCAGCTGTGGACAACGGGCAATCCCTGGCGGTTGTGATTCCAAGGCTGAGCAAAAACTATGGAATGAACACCGGTTTGACGTAACTGCAGGCAGGTTTCAACGCGATCGTCGATAAAGGCGGTAAGCCCGAGGCTTTTGATGTGCCTGGCCTTATCGTCGTGGTCACCCATGGCCACCACGTGCAGAGCCTGTGCAATCTGAGCAGGGAACATCTGCTTGAGCCAGTAATGTACCGGCTCAGCTTCGGATCGGGCTGTAATGATCGTCACCGGTGTATGGTCTGCCATCTCTGTCAGCACCTCCACTGCACCGGGCATCGGAAGAAGACCGGTGCCCACGGAATCGTGGAGGATTCGGAGAAAGATCTCTTCAGCAATACCTGCATCCATATCAAGACACTGTTCCACGCTAAACTCGGTGATGTGTTCCCGTTTTATACCGCAATAGTCGTACTGTTCGCAGGCGATACGGATAAAAGCTTCGATTGTATCTGCAATAACCCCATCGAAATCAAATCCGATTTCTGCAGGATGGATTTTACCGGTCTGCATGGGAGCGGGGGCTCTCACTGTTCGATTTTGGCATCCTCAACAATGACCTCGTATTTGTAGCCGGCTCCAAAATCCCGATTAAAGGCGAGTGTTCCGGCAATGGTGACCACCTTGCCCTCTTCCACATCTGCAGTGGTGGTGACCACCAGGTCATGATGATTCTTTTTGGCATCACCGGTTCCATCCTGCAGGTGGAGCCAGTTTTTCCCCATGATCATTCGTGAGATCTTCATGATTTTTCCGCGGACATGAACGGTCTTACCATCCAGATCTTTACCTTGTTGAAAACATTCAGCCACAGAATAACTGTCCGGACCGACTGCTTTGTCGATACTGAGATCAGCAGAGGGAACGATTGCACCGGCACTGCCGGTTGATTGCCCCATGGTGTCGATGGCGCCGGCATGTTCTTTGGTGCTGCTCATCTCTGTTCGCAGTGCCGACTCAAAACTGTTTTCCTGCTTACCGGTTTTTGATGTATCAGAGGCTACATTTTGGGCATTGCCATGTTTTTTATCTAATCCCGGGGAGAAGATAATTGTCTCAAACGTGCGGTTCAGCGTGTTCGAGGTGAAATTGTGCATAGGAATACCCGGCATACAGGCAATTGACTCGCCGGTTGTTACCGAAGTTTCAGGAACAGCAACCCATGTTTTTCCCTCTTTGGTATCCAGGTATACGTATGTGTAGCCATTGCTGTTCATGGTTTCAAGAACTGTCCCCAGAAGGACGGTCTCTCCAGATTTCACCTGCGCGGTCTCCGGATCTGGTCCAGCTGTTTTTGTCTCCTTGGCCAGGACAAGTGAGGGAAAGGCCAGCAGAAAGACAAGGGCGGCATGCAGTAAGGTTGTACGGATATTGGTCATGGGGTACTCCTCTTTGAAAAGAAAGATAGCATTGTCAGTCCTGAGCAGGCACAGTATCCTGCAGTATCTTTTCGATCAGGCTGAATCGAACCTATACATTAGAGACGTCGGAAACACTGTCAACCCCTGTCGGGAAACAGTTGATCAAGGCATAGAGCGATGGACCGGCCCCAGACCTGATAACCTCTGGTACTGAGATGGACCTGGTCGGCCAGGAATCCGGGATGAGTGATGGGCAGGCATTGTTCATGAAACGGCTGTACTAAATCGAGGAAGGTGCACTCATTTATGGAATCGGCTACTTGGTGCAGTTCCCGGTTGATCTGTTCGATTTCATGGGAAGGTACAGCCGGCATGGGCATCAGAGAACAGAGAATCAGCGGTACTTCCGGATAGAAAAGGCGCATTCGCTGCATCATAGTGGAAAAAATTGCCGGCACGAACATGTAGCCCATCAGAAGGTTGTTGGTTCCGGACTGAACCAGGACTGCATCAGGATCGGGACAGTCTTCCATCTCATCGACCAGACGTGCGGCCAGTTCTTCCGTCATTTCACCGGCAAGGCCCCGATTGATCACGAACACATCGGGCAGGTGCTTGGGCCAGTTACCCCACTCCACCAGGGAGTCTCCGAGCATGAGCAGTTTAATCATATTGTTTTCCCTCTGATTGATTGTGATTGCAGAACAATGCAACCCATGGCCGGCACTGATACGGTCTGATTGTACTCTACAGTATCGGCGAGTTGCAGGTCAACGAAGTCGTGTGGAGACGGACGACTGGTATCGATGATCTGCTTCCATATTCGATTGCGGGTGGCAGCAGGAACGATGAACCGGGCTGACTCGTTGGGGCTGCCGTTGAGCATGACAAAAAAATCGTCATCTGTTTGTTCCAGTACCG
It includes:
- a CDS encoding 5' nucleotidase, NT5C type is translated as MQTGKIHPAEIGFDFDGVIADTIEAFIRIACEQYDYCGIKREHITEFSVEQCLDMDAGIAEEIFLRILHDSVGTGLLPMPGAVEVLTEMADHTPVTIITARSEAEPVHYWLKQMFPAQIAQALHVVAMGDHDDKARHIKSLGLTAFIDDRVETCLQLRQTGVHSIVFAQPWNHNRQGLPVVHSWTDIRTLCL
- a CDS encoding DNA-binding protein, with protein sequence MTNIRTTLLHAALVFLLAFPSLVLAKETKTAGPDPETAQVKSGETVLLGTVLETMNSNGYTYVYLDTKEGKTWVAVPETSVTTGESIACMPGIPMHNFTSNTLNRTFETIIFSPGLDKKHGNAQNVASDTSKTGKQENSFESALRTEMSSTKEHAGAIDTMGQSTGSAGAIVPSADLSIDKAVGPDSYSVAECFQQGKDLDGKTVHVRGKIMKISRMIMGKNWLHLQDGTGDAKKNHHDLVVTTTADVEEGKVVTIAGTLAFNRDFGAGYKYEVIVEDAKIEQ
- a CDS encoding GDSL-type esterase/lipase family protein; the protein is MIKLLMLGDSLVEWGNWPKHLPDVFVINRGLAGEMTEELAARLVDEMEDCPDPDAVLVQSGTNNLLMGYMFVPAIFSTMMQRMRLFYPEVPLILCSLMPMPAVPSHEIEQINRELHQVADSINECTFLDLVQPFHEQCLPITHPGFLADQVHLSTRGYQVWGRSIALCLDQLFPDRG
- a CDS encoding NUDIX domain-containing protein codes for the protein MLCPTCGSQVQTFRNPAPTVDIIIEVEDGIVLIERKNPPYGWALPGGFVDYGESFEEAARREAAEETGLSVTLTTQLHTYSAPNRDPRQHTASTVYIATASGKPEAADDAQHAAVFRRENLPPLVFDHTRILQDYYVFKQTGKRPVL